The following coding sequences are from one bacterium SCSIO 12741 window:
- a CDS encoding DEAD/DEAH box helicase, with product MKFDDFDLSEPLKDAIFYMGFEKATPIQEQAIPSIIEGKDLIGCAQTGTGKTAAFLIPLLEKISKSEKKGIKALILVPTRELAMQIDEQVDALGYFADVSSVPVYGGGVGDVFARQKMAIQQGVDIIIATPGRFLAHHNLGYLNLDDLETLILDEADRMLDMGFIDDIQRIINLCPQEGRQTLLFSATMATEIRVLAKKIQKNPVQVNLAIAKPAANAVQKIYLVNDEHKIALLEHLLDNEAEEISNMIIFASTKEGVDKIYRKLNRGNRSIQNLHSGKSQDERNEALRKFKAGSLKILVATDVLSRGIDIEGLSHVVNYDMPNDPADYVHRVGRTARADRSGIAISFVNRDDQFKLLNVEELIERSLDKLTIPESIGTSPEYNPDELLKRKRKGRGKSRYRQGGGNRRKGGGQNRNSNNRNKGGKNFRGQKKNNDQSNRSGKKPQGKRPPGKGNNSQKGSGNSGQGKS from the coding sequence ATGAAATTCGACGATTTTGATCTTTCCGAGCCTCTGAAAGACGCCATATTTTATATGGGTTTTGAAAAGGCCACCCCGATACAAGAACAGGCCATCCCATCCATTATCGAAGGCAAAGACCTAATCGGTTGCGCTCAAACGGGAACTGGGAAAACAGCGGCCTTTTTAATTCCCCTGCTGGAGAAGATATCCAAGTCAGAAAAAAAGGGAATTAAGGCACTCATTTTGGTTCCTACCCGGGAATTGGCTATGCAAATTGACGAGCAGGTAGACGCTCTCGGTTACTTTGCCGATGTTTCCTCCGTTCCTGTGTATGGCGGTGGTGTTGGTGATGTATTTGCCCGGCAAAAAATGGCTATTCAGCAAGGGGTCGATATCATTATCGCTACACCCGGAAGATTTCTGGCACACCATAATCTGGGTTACCTCAATCTGGATGACCTGGAAACACTCATTCTGGATGAAGCGGATCGCATGCTCGACATGGGATTTATCGACGACATTCAACGAATCATCAATCTATGTCCGCAAGAAGGAAGGCAAACCCTACTTTTTTCCGCGACCATGGCTACTGAGATTCGGGTATTGGCCAAAAAGATTCAGAAGAATCCCGTACAAGTAAACCTGGCCATCGCAAAGCCTGCTGCAAACGCGGTTCAGAAAATATACCTGGTCAATGACGAGCACAAAATAGCTTTGCTCGAGCATTTGCTGGATAACGAAGCTGAGGAGATCAGTAACATGATCATCTTCGCCTCCACTAAAGAAGGCGTCGATAAAATCTACCGCAAGCTCAACCGTGGAAATCGCAGTATTCAAAACCTGCATTCGGGCAAATCACAGGATGAGCGAAACGAAGCACTCCGCAAATTCAAAGCAGGAAGCCTAAAAATATTGGTAGCCACCGATGTTCTTTCCCGCGGAATTGACATTGAAGGCTTGAGCCATGTTGTTAATTATGACATGCCGAACGACCCTGCCGATTATGTACATCGCGTAGGTAGAACTGCCCGAGCTGACCGCTCTGGAATAGCTATTTCTTTTGTAAACCGGGATGATCAGTTCAAGCTTCTAAATGTGGAAGAGCTTATCGAACGATCACTGGATAAATTGACCATTCCGGAATCCATTGGAACGAGTCCGGAATACAATCCGGATGAGTTACTCAAGCGAAAAAGAAAAGGCCGGGGTAAGTCCAGGTACCGTCAGGGCGGAGGAAACCGCAGAAAAGGAGGAGGACAAAACCGAAATTCGAACAACCGTAACAAAGGCGGGAAGAATTTTCGTGGTCAGAAAAAGAACAATGACCAGTCCAATCGTTCGGGCAAGAAACCTCAAGGCAAAAGACCACCGGGAAAGGGAAACAATTCCCAAAAAGGTTCAGGCAACTCTGGCCAGGGCAAATCCTAA
- a CDS encoding helix-turn-helix transcriptional regulator: MDLALAIRILREYKHFTQEYVAIQLGVSQKVYSNLENGVTRIQATTFYEISRVLGFSMDEIVRFSREGNKVRPDQLNPISNPAETEIKMLYQRLENLEQELKQLKGN; the protein is encoded by the coding sequence ATGGATCTCGCATTGGCCATTCGAATTTTACGAGAATACAAGCATTTTACACAAGAGTATGTTGCCATCCAATTGGGTGTTTCCCAAAAGGTGTATTCAAACTTAGAAAACGGAGTAACCCGAATTCAGGCTACTACATTTTATGAAATATCCCGGGTGTTGGGCTTCTCTATGGATGAGATTGTACGCTTTAGTCGAGAAGGAAACAAAGTGAGGCCGGATCAATTAAATCCCATTTCAAATCCAGCTGAAACCGAAATTAAAATGCTCTACCAAAGGTTGGAAAACCTGGAGCAAGAACTGAAGCAATTAAAAGGCAATTAG
- a CDS encoding citrate synthase, with protein MSDFATLTYNGQSYELPVIEGTENEKAVDISKLRGQSGLITLDPGFKNTGSTKSGITYLDGENGVLRYRGYSIEDLAENASFLEVAYLIIYGELPNKAQYEKFCKDITEHTLVHEEIKNILDGFPSKAHPMGVLSSLISSLTAFYPESLDPNRSVEEVNLSIIRILAKMPTIAAWAYKNEVGHPVNYPDNSMDYCSNFLKMMFAIPSESYQTDPVISDALNKLLILHADHEQNCSTSTVRIVGSSHASLYSSVSAGISALWGPLHGGANQAVIEMLEAIRADGGDTAKFIAKAKDKNDPFRLMGFGHRVYKNYDPRALIIKKAADKVLAKLGVNDPVLEIAKSLEKVALEDEYFIQRKLYPNVDFYSGIIYRAMGIPTQMFTVMFALGRLPGWIAQWKEMRENNEPIGRPRQVYTGSTHRDFVNFVDRK; from the coding sequence ATGTCAGACTTTGCAACACTCACCTATAATGGTCAATCCTACGAACTGCCGGTAATTGAAGGTACCGAAAATGAAAAGGCAGTAGATATCAGTAAATTGCGCGGTCAATCCGGGCTAATTACACTGGATCCAGGATTCAAAAACACCGGTTCAACCAAGAGCGGAATTACTTACCTCGATGGTGAAAACGGAGTGTTGAGATACCGTGGATACTCGATTGAGGACTTGGCTGAGAACGCTTCTTTCTTGGAAGTGGCTTACTTAATCATCTACGGTGAGTTGCCGAATAAGGCACAATACGAGAAGTTTTGTAAAGACATTACTGAGCATACCTTGGTTCACGAAGAGATCAAGAATATTTTGGACGGATTTCCTTCAAAAGCTCACCCAATGGGTGTTCTTTCGTCCCTAATTTCTTCTCTGACTGCTTTCTATCCAGAGTCTTTGGATCCTAACCGTTCTGTGGAAGAAGTTAACTTGAGCATTATCCGCATCTTGGCTAAGATGCCTACGATTGCTGCTTGGGCTTACAAAAACGAAGTAGGTCACCCTGTGAACTACCCAGACAACTCTATGGATTATTGTTCGAACTTCTTGAAAATGATGTTCGCTATTCCATCTGAGTCTTACCAAACAGATCCGGTTATTTCCGATGCTTTGAACAAGCTTTTGATTCTTCATGCTGACCACGAGCAAAACTGCTCTACCTCTACCGTTAGAATCGTAGGATCAAGCCACGCCAGCTTGTACAGTTCGGTTTCAGCAGGTATTTCTGCTCTATGGGGTCCACTTCACGGTGGTGCTAACCAGGCAGTGATTGAAATGCTTGAAGCTATCCGCGCCGATGGTGGTGATACAGCTAAGTTTATCGCTAAGGCTAAGGACAAGAATGACCCATTCCGTTTGATGGGCTTCGGACACCGCGTTTACAAAAACTACGATCCTCGTGCTTTAATTATCAAGAAAGCTGCTGATAAAGTATTGGCTAAGCTGGGAGTGAATGATCCTGTACTTGAAATTGCTAAGAGCCTTGAAAAAGTGGCTTTGGAGGATGAGTACTTCATTCAAAGAAAACTGTATCCAAACGTAGATTTCTACTCTGGAATCATCTATCGGGCTATGGGTATTCCAACTCAAATGTTCACTGTAATGTTTGCTTTGGGACGTCTTCCTGGATGGATTGCACAGTGGAAAGAGATGCGTGAAAATAATGAGCCTATCGGACGCCCACGTCAGGTGTACACGGGTTCAACCCATCGCGACTTCGTCAACTTTGTTGATCGCAAGTAA
- the eno gene encoding phosphopyruvate hydratase, translating into MSAIIDVTGRQILDSRGNPTLEVEVFTESGAVGRAAVPSGASTGVHEAVELRDGDKDYYLGKSVLNAVDHVNNDIAESLIGVPVSDQNDIDQLLLDLDGTENKGKLGANAILGVSMAAAKAAAAYHGQPLYRYVGGANANTLPVPMMNILNGGSHADNKIDFQEFMIMPFGADRFSESLRMGVEVFHHLKTVLKKAGYSTNVGDEGGFAPNLQSNEEAIEFVLKAIESAGYRPGEDIWIAMDAASSEFYNKEEQVYHFHKSDGRKLSAGEMVDYWESWTKKYPIVSIEDGMDEDDWAGWKLLTERIGNSCQLVGDDLFVTNTKRLQKGIDESIANSILIKVNQIGSLSETMNAVALATANSYTSVMSHRSGETEDVTIADLAVAMNTGQIKTGSASRSDRVAKYNQLLRIEEELGSAAKFPGKNFKFL; encoded by the coding sequence ATGAGCGCAATCATTGATGTAACCGGAAGACAAATTCTGGATTCTCGGGGAAACCCAACTCTTGAAGTAGAAGTATTTACCGAAAGTGGAGCTGTTGGCCGTGCCGCTGTTCCTTCTGGAGCCTCTACGGGAGTGCACGAAGCTGTTGAACTTCGCGATGGCGATAAGGACTATTACCTGGGCAAAAGTGTTTTGAACGCTGTAGACCATGTGAACAACGATATTGCTGAGTCCTTGATCGGTGTACCCGTATCTGATCAGAACGATATTGATCAACTTTTGCTTGATCTGGATGGTACCGAGAACAAAGGAAAGCTAGGTGCGAATGCAATCTTAGGTGTTTCTATGGCTGCGGCAAAAGCTGCTGCTGCCTATCATGGACAGCCTTTGTACCGCTATGTGGGCGGTGCCAATGCCAATACGCTTCCTGTACCGATGATGAACATCCTTAACGGAGGTTCCCACGCAGACAACAAAATTGACTTTCAGGAATTCATGATCATGCCTTTTGGCGCCGATCGTTTTTCGGAGTCTCTACGCATGGGCGTGGAAGTGTTTCATCACCTGAAAACGGTTTTGAAGAAAGCCGGATATTCGACGAATGTGGGTGATGAAGGTGGATTTGCACCAAACCTACAATCCAATGAAGAAGCAATCGAGTTTGTTTTGAAAGCGATCGAATCTGCTGGTTACCGTCCAGGAGAAGACATTTGGATTGCTATGGATGCTGCGTCAAGCGAATTCTACAACAAAGAAGAGCAGGTTTACCATTTCCACAAATCCGATGGTCGCAAATTGAGCGCTGGCGAGATGGTGGATTACTGGGAAAGCTGGACCAAGAAATACCCGATCGTATCCATTGAAGATGGAATGGACGAGGATGACTGGGCAGGCTGGAAATTGTTGACCGAAAGAATTGGAAATAGCTGTCAGTTGGTGGGAGACGATTTGTTCGTGACCAACACCAAAAGATTGCAAAAGGGAATCGATGAGTCGATTGCTAACTCCATTTTGATCAAAGTAAACCAGATTGGAAGCTTGTCCGAAACCATGAATGCGGTTGCATTGGCTACTGCTAACTCATATACTTCGGTAATGAGTCACCGATCAGGGGAGACGGAAGATGTAACTATTGCTGATTTGGCAGTAGCGATGAATACAGGACAGATCAAGACAGGAAGTGCTTCCCGTTCGGATCGTGTGGCTAAATACAACCAGTTGCTTCGCATTGAAGAAGAGCTTGGATCGGCTGCGAAATTTCCTGGAAAAAACTTCAAATTTCTTTAG
- the carA gene encoding glutamine-hydrolyzing carbamoyl-phosphate synthase small subunit, producing MKYHERPKATLLLEDGSVFYGKAVGKIGTATGEIAFNTGMSGYQEIFTDPSYYGQILLLTTSHIGNYGVNDKEIESDSIKIEGLVCKKFSEDFSRVDSTGSLQNYFEENDRVGISDIDTRELVRHIRHKGAMNAIISSDIQDLDELKAKLAEVPSMDGLELASKVSCTEPYFFGDESASIRIAVLDLGVKRNILRCLADRGAYLKVFPYNTPAKDILDWNPDGIMLSNGPGDPSAMKDTIATVKELVDTNTPTFGICLGHQVLALSQGLTTSKMFNGHRGINHPVKNLVSGHCEVTSQNHGFVVDWETAEKDPRIEITHRHLNDNTLAGLKVTDRKAFSVQYHPESSAGPNDSRYLFDDFITLIKTSKNIPVQ from the coding sequence ATGAAGTATCACGAAAGACCCAAAGCCACATTGCTACTCGAGGATGGTAGCGTGTTTTATGGCAAAGCAGTAGGTAAAATTGGTACCGCCACCGGTGAGATCGCGTTTAATACCGGAATGAGCGGATACCAAGAAATTTTTACTGATCCCTCTTATTACGGGCAGATTCTTTTGCTCACAACATCGCATATCGGGAACTACGGTGTTAACGATAAGGAGATTGAATCGGACTCTATCAAGATTGAAGGTCTGGTTTGTAAGAAATTCTCTGAGGATTTTTCTCGGGTAGATTCCACAGGATCTCTGCAGAATTACTTTGAAGAAAATGACCGCGTAGGTATTTCTGATATTGATACCCGGGAATTGGTCCGCCATATCCGTCACAAAGGAGCGATGAATGCCATTATTTCTTCGGATATCCAGGATTTGGATGAGCTTAAAGCAAAACTTGCTGAAGTGCCATCTATGGACGGGTTGGAATTGGCCTCTAAGGTTTCTTGTACTGAGCCTTATTTCTTCGGTGATGAATCGGCTTCGATTCGTATCGCTGTGTTGGACTTAGGAGTAAAAAGAAACATTCTTCGTTGCTTGGCCGATCGCGGAGCCTACTTAAAGGTGTTCCCATACAATACACCGGCAAAGGATATTCTGGATTGGAATCCGGATGGAATCATGTTGTCCAATGGCCCTGGAGATCCATCGGCTATGAAAGATACCATTGCAACGGTTAAGGAGTTGGTGGATACCAACACACCGACCTTTGGAATTTGCCTGGGACACCAGGTATTAGCCCTTTCTCAAGGACTAACTACTTCAAAAATGTTTAACGGTCACCGTGGAATTAACCACCCGGTTAAGAATCTGGTTTCCGGACATTGTGAAGTGACTTCCCAAAACCATGGATTCGTGGTAGACTGGGAAACGGCGGAAAAAGATCCTCGGATCGAAATCACGCATCGTCATTTGAATGATAATACGCTTGCGGGACTTAAGGTAACCGATCGTAAAGCATTCTCGGTGCAGTATCACCCTGAATCGTCGGCTGGACCCAATGATTCCCGTTATCTATTTGATGATTTTATTACCCTGATCAAAACCTCTAAAAACATACCAGTACAATGA
- the rplQ gene encoding 50S ribosomal protein L17, which produces MRHNNKTNSLGRKAGHRKAMMANMASSLIEHKRINTTVAKARALRRYVEPLITRSKTDSTHSRRVVFSYLQNKVAVSELFREVAPKIADRPGGYTRIIKTGSRKGDGAEMCMIELVDFNELYGQDAKKKTTRRRRRGGSASTAPKAEAQAETTEAAAPEAEAKVEEAPAAEAAPKAEAKADSDKGSEEKSKKEGDKE; this is translated from the coding sequence ATGAGACACAATAATAAAACAAACAGCTTAGGTAGAAAAGCCGGTCACAGAAAGGCGATGATGGCAAATATGGCCAGCTCCCTGATCGAGCATAAGCGCATCAACACGACTGTTGCTAAAGCTCGTGCACTAAGACGGTATGTAGAGCCTTTGATCACCCGATCAAAAACGGATTCTACTCACTCCAGACGTGTGGTGTTTAGCTACCTTCAAAATAAAGTGGCAGTTTCCGAACTGTTCCGCGAAGTGGCTCCTAAAATTGCCGACAGACCAGGTGGATACACCCGCATTATCAAAACAGGATCTCGTAAGGGTGACGGTGCTGAAATGTGTATGATCGAACTGGTTGATTTCAACGAACTGTACGGTCAAGATGCCAAGAAGAAGACTACCCGTCGTCGTCGTCGCGGTGGATCTGCTTCTACTGCTCCTAAAGCGGAGGCTCAAGCTGAAACAACTGAGGCTGCTGCTCCTGAAGCAGAAGCGAAAGTTGAAGAAGCTCCTGCCGCTGAAGCTGCTCCAAAAGCAGAAGCGAAAGCTGATTCTGATAAAGGATCAGAAGAAAAAAGCAAAAAGGAAGGAGACAAAGAATAG
- a CDS encoding DNA-directed RNA polymerase subunit alpha, whose amino-acid sequence MAILDFQKPDKVIMIESDEQNGRFEFRPLEPGYGITIGNSLRRILLSSLEGFAVVSVKLEGVDHEFSTLKGVSEDITEIILNLKQVRFKQQIEDINSEKVIIKVSGKETLTAGDIGQFTSAFQVLNPDLVIAHMDESVDIQMELTINKGRGYVPAEENKSDLAIGVIPIDAIFTPIRNVKYSVENYRVEQKTDYEKLIVDIETDGSIHPKDALKEAAKILIHHFMLFSDEKITLDTEEKASEEEFDETSLHMRQLLKTKLVDLDLSVRALNCLKAAEIDTLGDLVQYDKNDMLKFRNFGKKSLTELEELVEAKGLSFGMNLSKYKLDKD is encoded by the coding sequence ATGGCAATCCTAGATTTTCAGAAGCCCGATAAGGTAATCATGATTGAGTCAGACGAGCAAAATGGTCGTTTTGAATTCAGACCATTGGAGCCTGGCTATGGAATTACCATCGGAAACTCATTAAGACGTATCCTTCTGTCTTCTCTTGAAGGTTTTGCAGTGGTATCTGTAAAATTAGAAGGTGTTGATCATGAGTTCTCCACTTTGAAGGGTGTTTCGGAAGATATTACCGAAATCATTCTGAATCTGAAGCAAGTTCGGTTTAAGCAACAAATCGAAGATATTAACAGCGAAAAAGTGATCATCAAAGTAAGCGGAAAGGAAACTCTTACCGCTGGTGATATCGGTCAGTTTACTTCTGCCTTCCAGGTATTGAATCCTGACTTAGTGATCGCTCACATGGACGAGTCCGTAGACATCCAGATGGAATTGACCATCAATAAAGGTCGCGGATATGTTCCTGCTGAAGAAAATAAATCTGATTTGGCTATTGGCGTAATTCCGATCGATGCCATTTTTACTCCTATCCGCAACGTGAAATACTCGGTTGAAAACTACCGTGTTGAGCAAAAGACGGATTACGAGAAATTGATTGTTGATATTGAAACAGACGGGTCCATTCATCCTAAAGATGCTTTGAAAGAGGCCGCTAAGATTCTTATCCACCACTTTATGTTGTTCTCTGATGAGAAGATCACGTTGGATACAGAAGAAAAAGCTTCTGAAGAAGAATTCGATGAGACTTCATTGCACATGCGTCAATTGCTTAAAACCAAATTGGTTGATTTGGACTTGAGTGTACGTGCATTGAACTGCTTGAAAGCAGCGGAAATCGATACCCTCGGAGATCTTGTACAGTACGACAAAAACGACATGCTGAAGTTTAGAAACTTTGGTAAGAAGTCTTTGACCGAACTGGAAGAATTGGTAGAGGCGAAAGGATTGTCCTTTGGAATGAACTTGTCCAAGTACAAGTTAGACAAAGACTAA
- the rpsD gene encoding 30S ribosomal protein S4 gives MARYRGPKSKIARRFNDPIFGADKSLDRKAYPPGQHGPNKRRMKQSEYALQLAEKQKAKYTYGILERQFSNLFDKASRSKGITGENLLRLCEARLDNTVFRLGISTTRRGARQLVTHRHITVNGTVVNVPSYHVRPGDVVAVREKSKTLEVIRNSLGASNVSKYPWLDFNRETLSGTFVQEPQRDEIPENIKEQLIVELYSK, from the coding sequence ATGGCAAGATACAGAGGCCCCAAATCAAAAATTGCACGTAGGTTTAACGACCCGATTTTTGGTGCTGATAAATCACTGGATAGAAAGGCATATCCTCCCGGACAACACGGCCCAAACAAGCGTCGTATGAAGCAGTCCGAATATGCACTGCAATTGGCCGAAAAACAAAAAGCTAAGTATACTTACGGTATTCTTGAGCGTCAATTCTCGAACTTGTTTGACAAAGCATCCCGTTCTAAAGGAATTACAGGTGAGAACCTGTTGAGATTGTGTGAAGCCCGTTTGGATAACACCGTTTTCCGTTTGGGTATTTCAACTACTCGTCGTGGTGCTCGTCAGCTGGTTACTCACCGTCACATTACTGTTAATGGAACTGTAGTGAATGTACCTTCATACCACGTACGTCCAGGTGATGTTGTAGCGGTTCGCGAAAAGTCTAAAACCTTGGAAGTTATCCGCAACTCTTTAGGGGCTTCTAATGTATCTAAATACCCTTGGTTGGATTTTAACCGCGAAACTCTTTCTGGTACTTTCGTTCAAGAACCTCAAAGAGATGAGATTCCAGAAAATATCAAGGAGCAGCTAATCGTAGAATTGTATTCTAAATAA
- the rpsK gene encoding 30S ribosomal protein S11, with translation MAKSSAKKYKVKIDAVGEAHVRASFNNIIITLTNSQGQTISWSSAGKMGFRGSKKNTPYAAQQAAQDAAKPAYEAGLRKVKVYVKGPGSGRESAIRSLHNAGITVMEIVDVTPLPHNGCRPPKRRRV, from the coding sequence ATGGCAAAATCAAGTGCAAAAAAGTATAAGGTTAAGATTGATGCCGTTGGAGAAGCTCACGTTAGAGCATCTTTTAACAACATCATTATCACTTTGACCAACTCACAAGGACAAACTATCTCCTGGTCATCTGCTGGGAAAATGGGATTCCGTGGTTCGAAGAAGAATACTCCTTATGCTGCTCAGCAGGCAGCCCAAGATGCGGCTAAACCGGCTTACGAGGCAGGATTGAGAAAAGTGAAGGTGTACGTTAAAGGCCCGGGTTCAGGTAGAGAATCTGCTATCCGTAGCCTGCACAACGCTGGTATTACCGTGATGGAAATTGTGGACGTAACTCCACTTCCACATAACGGATGTCGCCCACCAAAGCGCAGAAGAGTTTAA
- the rpsM gene encoding 30S ribosomal protein S13, with protein sequence MARITGVDLPKNKRGIIGLTYIYGIGPSKAKEILEAAEVDPSIRVKDWDDDQLSRIRSYINSELKVEGALRSEVQLNIKRLMDIGCYRGIRHRNGLPLRGQRTKNNCRTRKGKRKTVANKKIASK encoded by the coding sequence ATGGCCCGGATTACAGGTGTAGATTTACCAAAGAACAAAAGAGGAATTATCGGCCTTACCTACATTTATGGTATTGGTCCCTCGAAGGCGAAAGAGATTTTGGAAGCGGCTGAGGTCGATCCAAGCATTCGTGTGAAGGATTGGGATGACGATCAATTGTCAAGAATTCGTAGTTACATCAACTCTGAATTGAAGGTTGAGGGTGCACTTCGCTCGGAAGTACAACTAAACATCAAGCGATTGATGGATATTGGTTGTTACCGTGGAATTCGCCACCGTAACGGTCTGCCCCTACGTGGTCAGCGTACGAAGAACAACTGCAGAACCAGAAAAGGAAAGAGAAAAACGGTTGCAAACAAGAAAATTGCTTCCAAATAG
- the ykgO gene encoding type B 50S ribosomal protein L36, with amino-acid sequence MKVRASLKKRSEDCKIVRRKGRLYVINKKNPKFKQRQG; translated from the coding sequence ATGAAAGTAAGAGCATCTTTGAAAAAGCGTAGTGAGGATTGCAAGATCGTCAGAAGAAAAGGACGCTTGTATGTGATCAACAAGAAGAATCCTAAATTCAAACAAAGACAAGGTTAA
- the infA gene encoding translation initiation factor IF-1, with protein MPKQSSIVQDGKIIEALSNAMFRVELENGHVITAHISGKMRMHYIKILPGDTVKVEMSPYDLTKGRITYRYK; from the coding sequence ATGCCTAAACAGTCATCGATAGTACAGGACGGTAAGATCATCGAAGCCCTGTCCAATGCTATGTTTCGCGTAGAACTCGAAAACGGTCACGTGATCACAGCACACATTTCTGGTAAAATGCGGATGCACTACATCAAGATTTTGCCAGGGGACACGGTAAAGGTGGAAATGTCTCCTTATGATTTGACGAAAGGTAGAATTACTTACAGATACAAATAA
- the map gene encoding type I methionyl aminopeptidase: protein MAQIFYKTDEEIEILRESCLLVGKTLAEVAKRIEPGVVPLDLDKIAEEFIRDHGAKPGFKGFGGFPNTLCFSVNEQVVHGIPTNKPLENGDIASIDCGVVLNGFCGDSAYTFEIGEVAPEVKKLLEVTKESLYLGIEQAITGNRIGDIGYAVQTHAENHGYGVVRELVGHGLGRDLHEGPEVPNYGKPGRGKMLKTGMALAIEPMINLGVRGVKQLNDGWTIVTRDGKPSAHFEHDIAIRNGKADILSSFEEIEKVLDNKKKYA, encoded by the coding sequence ATGGCGCAGATCTTTTACAAGACTGACGAAGAGATTGAGATCCTCCGCGAGAGTTGTTTGCTTGTTGGCAAAACCCTGGCGGAAGTAGCTAAACGAATTGAGCCTGGAGTTGTTCCGCTCGATTTGGACAAGATCGCAGAGGAGTTTATCCGCGATCATGGAGCTAAGCCAGGATTTAAAGGATTTGGCGGATTTCCAAATACCCTTTGTTTCTCAGTAAATGAGCAAGTGGTACACGGGATTCCTACAAATAAACCGCTTGAAAACGGGGATATTGCCTCGATTGATTGCGGAGTTGTTCTTAATGGTTTTTGTGGTGACTCAGCTTACACCTTTGAAATTGGTGAAGTTGCTCCGGAAGTGAAAAAGCTTTTGGAAGTAACCAAAGAAAGTTTGTACCTCGGTATTGAACAAGCCATAACTGGTAATCGCATTGGTGATATTGGTTATGCAGTTCAAACTCATGCGGAAAATCACGGCTATGGTGTGGTTCGTGAATTAGTCGGTCATGGGTTGGGGCGCGATCTTCATGAAGGTCCCGAAGTTCCTAACTACGGGAAGCCAGGAAGGGGTAAGATGTTGAAAACCGGAATGGCATTGGCAATTGAGCCAATGATCAATCTGGGAGTACGGGGCGTGAAACAATTGAACGATGGCTGGACCATTGTAACACGTGACGGAAAACCTTCAGCGCACTTTGAGCACGATATTGCCATCAGGAACGGCAAGGCAGATATTCTGTCAAGTTTTGAAGAGATAGAAAAGGTATTGGATAATAAAAAAAAGTATGCCTAA